From Polyodon spathula isolate WHYD16114869_AA unplaced genomic scaffold, ASM1765450v1 scaffolds_904, whole genome shotgun sequence, the proteins below share one genomic window:
- the fdx2 gene encoding ferredoxin-2, mitochondrial: MAASTVLRKSMGMTLAVGRVSNVPSLSNRAGLKHRRHLQQGSRYQTACRSLHTSAGLRHSDEEGAERECSKDVVNVVYVDRSGRRIPVKGRVGDNVLYLAHKHGIELEGACEASLACSTCHVYVSDGYQDKLPEPDEREDDMLDMAPLLQENSRLGCQIILTPELEGMELTLPKITRNFYVDGHTPKPH, encoded by the exons ATGGCTGCTTCCACAGTGCTCAGAAAAAGCATGGGAATGACTTTGGCAGTTGGAAGAGTTTCTAATGTCCCGAGTCTTTCAAACCGGGCTGGACTGAAGCACCGCAGGCACTTACAGCAGGGGTCCAGGTATCAGACTGCCTGCAGGAGTCTGCACACGTCGGCGG GTCTCCGCCACAGTGACGAGGAAGGGGCGGAGCGGGAATGCAGCAAGGATGT GGTGAACGTTGTGTACGTGGACCGTTCAGGACGGAGGATTCCAGTGAAGGGCAGAGTCGGGGATAATGTGCTTTATCTTGCTCACAAACATGGCATTGAGCTGGAAG gtgCGTGTGAAGCCTCGCTAGCGTGTTCTACGTGTCACGTGTATGTAAGCGACGGGTACCAGGATAAACTGCCAGAACCAGATGAGAG AGAAGATGACATGCTGGACATGGCTCCCCTGCTCCAGGAGAACTCTCGCCTGGGCTGCCAGATCATCCTGACCCCTGAGCTGGAGGGCATGGAGCTCACCCTGCCCAAAATCACACGCAACTTCTACGTGGACGGACACACGCCCAAGCCACACTGA